CTCACGGGCTTCGATCCGCTGGCCCTGGCTGCCATTCCGCTGGAGCCTGCGGAACAGGCGCAGCTGCAGGCCCTGCTGCGCCTGCGCGGCGAACCGGCCTGGGTGCTGAAGGAACTGGAGCGGCACCTGGGGTCCAGCCCCCTGCTGACGGAGCTGGCCACCACGCTGGAGCTGGTGCGCCCAGCGGCCGAGCGCCTTGGGGTGCAACTGCAGCTGGATCCCAGCTTCCAGCCCCACTTCGATCTCTACGACGGCATCGTGCTCAAGCTGGTGTGTCGCGGTGCGGCGGCACCGGTGGATGTGGCCAGCGGCGGCCGCTACGACGCCCTGGTGGGTCGCTTCTGCGCCGATGCGGCCCTGGCCGCCGGTGTGGGTTTCGCCTTTTCGATCGAAGACATCCGCGAGCTGCTCAACGGCACCCCCGGCAACAAGGAAGCGACCAGGCTGGCGGAGCGCCCGCTGCTGGTGGCCTACAGCCACCCCGACGGACTCGCTTCTGCCCTGGAACGGCTCGATCAGCTCCATGCTCAGGGCCGCGCTGCCGAGCTGCTGCCGGAGCCGCTCGGCTCGCACGCTGAGGCGGAGGCGGTCGCCTTCAGCCGCGACAGCCAAGGGCTGGAGTGGCTTGGCTGAGCCGGAGCAGGGCCTGGCGGATTTCTAGGATCGCGCCACGCTTGCGCCCGCCCCGTCATGGCCCACACGATCCTCACCGATGTCTGCGAGGGCGTGGCCGATTGCGTGGATGCCTGTCCCGTGGCCTGCATCAAGCCGGGCTCGGGAGCCAACAGCAAAGGCACCCCCTTTTACTGGATCGAATTCGACACCTGCATCGACTGCGGCATCTGCCTGCAGGTGTGCCCGGTGGAGGGGGCGATCGTGCCGGAGGAGCGGCCGGCCGAGCAGCGTCGCAGCTGAGGTGTCACCCTCCCGCCATCGGCATCCGCTCTGGACGCGGGCCTTCCACGGGTTCAACCTGGTGGTGTTTCTGGTGATGGCTGCCAGCGGTCTGCAGATTTACAACGCCCATCCCGTGTTCGGTGGTCGTGGCGGCGCCACAGTGCCGGAGCTGTTCACCCTGGGCGGTTGGCTGGCCGGCGGCCGCGACTGGCACTTCGGCTTCATGGGCCTCTGCGCCTTGAACCTTGGACTCTGGATCGCCCTGCTGATCCAGCGGCGCCGCGACCGGCTGGCGCAGAGCAGCGATCTGGCCACGCTGAACGCGAGTTCGAATCTGGCCAGGCGACGCCTGGCGGCGCATCGCCTGATCTACACCTTGATGCTTGTTCTGCTGGCCTTTGCGCTGATGACGGGCCTGGCGATGTACAAGCCGGCTCAGTTCTGGTGGCTGTCGGGCCTGTTCAGCTTCGGGGAACTGTTCGGTGCCACCAGCTGGCACACCTTGCGTGTGGCTCACCTGGCCACGATTCCCGCCATCGCCTTCCTCACCCTGGCCCATGCCACCCTCTCCTGGCGGGTCGGAGGATGGCGGCTCTGGCGCTCCATGCTCGCTTGACACCGCAGAGCCCCTGGCTGACCCGCCGGCAATTGCTAGGCCTGGGTTACAGCGGTGGGGCTCCTTTGCTGCTGGGCGGGTGCGCTCTCAATCGCTTCAGCGAGCAGGTGGGAAAGGCTACGCAGCCGTTGAACGAGCGTCTTGAAGCGTTGCTGCAGGGGAAGGGCAAGGTGCCCGAGTTTCGCCGGGATCAGGTGGATCCTGCGGCGCTGCTGGTGAACAGCTTCAACGGTGTGCCGCGGCTGGATCCTGCGCGCTACCGGTTGCGCGTGGATGGGCTGGTGCGCCAGCCGCTGCAGTTGAATCTGGCCGATCTGGCCGCTCTGCCCCAGCACGAGATCACCATCCGCCATGTGTGCGTGGAGGGTTGGGCGGCAATCGTGTGCTGGTCGGGGGTGCGCCTCGCCGATGTGCTGGCACTGGCTGGATTTTCCAGCCTGGGCGGCTACGTGGCGATCGAATCCGCCGATCAGTTCTTCACCACCTGGGACATCGCTTCCGCGCTGCATCCCCAGACCCTGCTGGCCACCGGCATGAACGGTGCGCCGCTGCCGGTGGCCAATGGTGCCCCCCTGCGCCTCGCCTCGCCGATCAAGCTGGGCTACAAGCTCAGTAAATGGGTGACGGGGCTGGAGGTGATCAGCTCACTCGACCCGTTGCGGCGTGGCACCTGGGAAGACAACGGCTACGAGTGGTTTGCCGGGCTTTGAGCGGAATTGAGCAACGAACTCCGCCCTCATGCGCCGAGGTGTGTATTCCCACCAGGGCATTCAGCATGCGCTCAGAGCCATGCCTGAGCTGCTGAGTGGGCTGTTG
Above is a genomic segment from Synechococcus sp. MW101C3 containing:
- a CDS encoding cytochrome b/b6 domain-containing protein — its product is MSPSRHRHPLWTRAFHGFNLVVFLVMAASGLQIYNAHPVFGGRGGATVPELFTLGGWLAGGRDWHFGFMGLCALNLGLWIALLIQRRRDRLAQSSDLATLNASSNLARRRLAAHRLIYTLMLVLLAFALMTGLAMYKPAQFWWLSGLFSFGELFGATSWHTLRVAHLATIPAIAFLTLAHATLSWRVGGWRLWRSMLA
- a CDS encoding ferredoxin family protein, with translation MAHTILTDVCEGVADCVDACPVACIKPGSGANSKGTPFYWIEFDTCIDCGICLQVCPVEGAIVPEERPAEQRRS
- a CDS encoding ATP phosphoribosyltransferase regulatory subunit → MALQPAAGARDLNPVQVGGNRRLRERLAEVYRLWGYQEVAPPSVERLDTLQAGGGIAEQDVVRLAAEEPLGLRPEFTASIARAASTRMAARPRPLRLWAEGPTFRALVGDAGGQRISEQLQSGVELLGVPTASADVELIRLLLACTETIGLEPSHEPQLLVGHHGLLSTLLERLPSQHRTACRRALTGFDPLALAAIPLEPAEQAQLQALLRLRGEPAWVLKELERHLGSSPLLTELATTLELVRPAAERLGVQLQLDPSFQPHFDLYDGIVLKLVCRGAAAPVDVASGGRYDALVGRFCADAALAAGVGFAFSIEDIRELLNGTPGNKEATRLAERPLLVAYSHPDGLASALERLDQLHAQGRAAELLPEPLGSHAEAEAVAFSRDSQGLEWLG
- a CDS encoding molybdopterin-dependent oxidoreductase; this encodes MNERLEALLQGKGKVPEFRRDQVDPAALLVNSFNGVPRLDPARYRLRVDGLVRQPLQLNLADLAALPQHEITIRHVCVEGWAAIVCWSGVRLADVLALAGFSSLGGYVAIESADQFFTTWDIASALHPQTLLATGMNGAPLPVANGAPLRLASPIKLGYKLSKWVTGLEVISSLDPLRRGTWEDNGYEWFAGL